The proteins below are encoded in one region of Oryzias melastigma strain HK-1 linkage group LG9, ASM292280v2, whole genome shotgun sequence:
- the LOC112148604 gene encoding nuclear factor 7, ovary-like, producing MAERALFVSYLNCHVCSETFNDPVSLSCNHNFCSSCLQKFWKITQNKNCPICQRKSSKDHPRVNFGLKELADSFAGRHKSESSETKTGEQKFIEVCRKHPGESNLFCKDDQRAFCPFCEFFFQHHSHKVVPVEEAVRELKEELKSDLKSLQDKKMKYKEVEETYNQMIQHSKKQLLSTETQIRAEFNKLHQFLKEEEESRLAALREEEEQKRMTMSREMKRIQEQMSSLSESISAVEAELQKDKEAFLSSSKDTQSRARAQSSLSDPQLLSGALIDVAKHVGNLSFRVWEKMKEKVHFSPVLLDPNTANNELYLSDDLTSVRRGETSQQLPDNPERNMEYPSAFGSEGFRSGTHSWEVEVGDHPVWIVGVVKESVNRKGEGSASPEDGIWCLLHDNGEYTNGDDQTVTVTKSLQKIRVQLDYDRGEVSFYNPEDMTHIYTHKDTFTEKLFPLFSVGESGDAKTSELQICPTD from the coding sequence ATGGCTGAGAGAGCACTCTTTGTATCGTACCTGAACTGTCACGTGTGTTCAGAGACTTTCAATGATCCTGTAAGTCTGAGCTGCAACCACAACTTCTGTTCGAGCTGTCTGCAGAAGTTTTGGAAAATAACTCAGAACAAAAACTGCCCCATCTGTCAAAGAAAATCCTCTAAAGATCATCCACGTGTGAACTTTGGTCTGAAGGAACTTGCTGACTCTTTTGCTGGAAGACATAAATCTGAATcatcagagacaaaaacaggagaacAGAAGTTCATTGAGGTCTGCAGGAAACATCCAGGAGAATCCAATCTGTTCtgtaaagatgatcagagagcgTTTTGTCCtttctgtgagtttttttttcagcatcatAGTCACAAAGTGGTTCCTGTAGAAGAAGCAGTCAgagagctgaaggaggagctgaaatCTGACTTAAAGTCTCTGcaggacaagaagatgaaataCAAAGAAGTGGAGGAAACATACAATCAGATGATTCAACACTCCaagaagcagctgctgtccacagagacacagatcagagcagagttcaacaagctccaccagttcctgaaggaggaagaggagtccaGACTGGCAGCtctgagggaggaagaggagcagaagagGATGACTATGAGCAGAGAGATGAAGAGGATCCAGGAGCAGATGTCCTCTCTGTCAGAAAGTATCAGTGCTGttgaagcagagctgcagaaagacAAGGAGGCGTTCCTCAGCAGTTCTAAAGACACTCAGAGCAGAGCCAGGGCCCAGAGCTCGCTGTCAGACCCACAGCTGCTCTCAGGAGCTCTGATAGATGTGGCCAAACATGTGGGCAACCTGTCCTTCAGAGTCTgggagaagatgaaggagaaggTCCACTTCAGTCCCGTCCTCCTGGACCCAAACACTGCAAACAATGAGCTTTATCTGTCTGATGATCTGACTAGTGTGAGACGAGGAGAAACCTCTCAGCAGCTTCCTGACAATCCAGAGAGAAACATGGAATATCCTTCTGCTTTTGGTTCTGAGGGCTTCAGATCAGGGACACACAGctgggaggtggaggtgggagaTCATCCTGTCTGGATCGTTGGTGTGGTTAAAGAGTCTGTTAACAGGAAGGGAGAGGGTTCTGCTTCACCAGAAGATGGAATTTGGTGTTTATTACATGATAATGGAGAATACACTAATGGTGATGATCAGACTGTCACTGTGACCAAGAGTCTCCAGAAGATCAGAGTCCAGCTGGACTATGACAGGGGGGAGGTGTCCTTCTACAACCCTGAAGACATGACTCACATCTACACTCACAAAGACACTTTCACTGAGAAACTTTTCCCACTATTCAGTGTTGGAGAATCTGGAGATGCAAAAACCTCTGAACTCCAAATCTGTCCGACTGATTGA